The Vitis riparia cultivar Riparia Gloire de Montpellier isolate 1030 chromosome 10, EGFV_Vit.rip_1.0, whole genome shotgun sequence genome includes a region encoding these proteins:
- the LOC117923851 gene encoding uncharacterized protein LOC117923851 → MRDFDVRRILIDPSSSANLLQASVINRMGCELSDLENPGQILSRFNEAATTSLGDIVLLVQAGPITLNVQFSVVQDLSPLNAVLGLTWLHYMKAIHSTYHQMVSFLIEDGQIDLYDSQLAARQCYQIVREVGSSKEGEPLPEPSNAFDQ, encoded by the coding sequence ATGAGAGACTTTGATGTGAGACGTATCCTAATCGACCCAAGCAGCTCGGCCAATCTTTTACAGGCGTCAGTAATTAATCGGATGGGATGCGAACTATCCGACCTTGAAAATCCTGGGCAGATCTTGTCCAGATTCAATGAAGCGGCAACTACCTCCTTGGGAGACATTGTGCTACTGGTCCAAGCAGGCCCAATCACTCTCAATGTGCAGTTTTCAGTGGTACAAGATTTGTCCCCTCTCAATGCTGTCTTGGGGCTCACGTGGCTGCACTATATGAAAGCCATCCATTCTACGTACCATCAAATGGTAAGCTTTCTCATTGAAGATGGACAAATCGATCTATACGACAGCCAGTTGGCCGCTCGCCAGTGCTATCAGATAGTGCGAGAGGTTGGGTCCAGCAAAGAGGGCGAGCCCCTCCCCGAACCCTCCAATGCATTTGACCAATAG
- the LOC117923002 gene encoding cysteine-rich receptor-like protein kinase 10, translating to MAILSERTIVLLFFLSSLIIHGSPKPTLLYSFCTENSNYVPNSTYQSSLNLLLTSLSSDATILNGRKFHNTTAGQAPDMVYGLYLCRGDVTDAVCQDCVQTASQEILTKCPNRKEALSWYDQCMFRYSNRSIFSIMEERPSLTMSNTFDMEDPDRFDQIVNETMVGLIEKATHNSSERDMFETGEANFNASTKIYGLVQCTPDLSGSNCSTCLENIFSRITNCCLGKQGARILVPSCNFRYELYPFYGDLAAATPPAPAPSPLSPLSPPGKKGNSSQLLIAIIVPVAGTLIISGFLCYCWLNRKRKAKKKYSSTEEEKVENDITSVQSLQFDFGTLEAATNNFSDDNKIGEGGFGDVYKGTLSSGKEIAIKRLSRSSAQGAVEFKNEVVLVAKLQHRNLVRLLGFCLEGEEKILVYEYVPNKSLDCFLFDPDKQGQLDWSRRYKIIGGIARGILYLHEDSQLKVIHRDLKASNVLLDGDMNPKISDFGMARIFGGDQTRGSTKRVVGTYGYMSPEYAMRGHFSAKSDVYSFGVLVLEIISGKKISRFYESDQTEDLLGYAWKLWRDGTPLELMDPIMRDSYARNEVIRCIHMGLLCVQEDPDDRPSMASVVLMLSSYSVTLPLPQQPAFFIGSGTQSGFPIKAESDQSTSKSTPWSVNETSISELYPR from the exons ATGGCAATCCTCTCAGAACGAACAATTGTGCtactcttctttctttcttctcttatcATCCATGGAAGCCCAAAGCCTACCCTCCTCTACAGCTTTTGTACTGAAAATTCCAACTATGTCCCCAATAGCACTTACCAGAGTAGCCTCAACCTCCTCCTCACTTCCCTGTCGTCAGATGCTACAATACTTAACGGCCGCAAATTCCACAACACGACCGCAGGCCAAGCGCCAGACATGGTATATGGCCTCTACTTATGCAGGGGAGATGTCACAGACGCAGTATGCCAGGACTGCGTCCAGACTGCAAGTCAAGAGATCCTGACCAAGTGTCCCAACAGAAAAGAGGCACTAAGTTGGTACGACCAGTGCATGTTTCGGTACTCCAACCGATCAATCTTCTCAATCATGGAAGAAAGGCCAAGTTTGACTATGTCTAACACATTCGATATGGAGGACCCAGATAGGTTTGATCAGATTGTGAATGAAACCATGGTGGGTTTGATTGAAAAGGCTACCCATAATTCTTCTGAGAGGGACATGTTTGAGACTGGAGAAGCAAATTTTAATGCGTCCACCAAGATATATGGCTTGGTGCAGTGCACACCAGATTTATCCGGCAGTAATTGTAGTACGTGCCTCGAGAATATTTTTTCTCGTATTACCAATTGTTGCCTTGGGAAGCAAGGGGCCAGGATTCTAGTTCCCAGCTGCAACTTCAGGTACGAGTTGTACCCTTTCTATGGGGACTTAGCAGCAGCTACACCACCTGCACCTGCACCTTCACCTCTGTCACCTCTGTCACCTCCAG GTAAAAAGGGAAACTCGTCCCAACTTCTAATTGCTATCATTGTTCCAGTAGCGGGCACATTGATAATTTCTGGCTTCCTTTGCTATTGTTGGCTAAATAGGAAAAG GAAAGCAAAGAAGAAATACAGTTCTACAGAAGAggaaaaag TTGAGAATGATATCACCTCTGTGCAGTCATTGCAATTTGATTTCGGCACACTTGAAGCTGCTACAAATAACTTCTCTGATGATAACAAGATTGGTGAAGGTGGATTTGGTGATGTGTACAAG GGTACACTTTCTAGCGGAAAAGAAATTGCTATAAAGAGGCTATCTAGAAGCTCTGCACAAGGCGCAGTAGAATTCAAGAATGAGGTTGTATTGGTAGCCAAGCTTCAACACAGAAACCTAGTGAGGTTATTGGGATTTTGCTTGGAAGGGGAAGAGAAGATACTTGTCTATGAATATGTGCCCAACAAAAGCCTCGACTGCTTTCTGTTTG ATCCTGATAAACAAGGACAACTGGATTGGTCTAGACGGTATAAGATTATTGGAGGAATAGCTCGAGGGATTCTTTACCTTCATGAAGATTCTCAGCTCAAAGTTATACACCGTGATCTAAAAGCCAGCAATGTTTTGTTAGATGGTGATATGAACccaaaaatttcagattttggcATGGCAAGGATTTTTGGAGGGGATCAAACTCGAGGAAGTACCAAAAGAGTTGTTGGCACATA TGGCTACATGTCTCCAGAGTATGCAATGCGTGGACACTTCTCTGCCAAGTCAGATGTATACAGTTTCGGTGTCCTAGTTTTGGAGATAATAAGTGGCAAGAAGATCAGTCGTTTCTACGAATCAGACCAAACTGAGGACCTTCTAGGCTAT GCATGGAAACTTTGGAGGGATGGTACACCCCTGGAATTGATGGACCCGATCATGAGGGACTCTTATGCAAGAAATGAAGTCATTAGATGCATCCATATGGGTTTATTATGTGTTCAAGAAGATCCTGATGACAGACCATCCATGGCATCAGTAGTCCTCATGCTCAGCAGTTACTCTGTTACTCTACCATTGCCTCAACAACCAGCATTCTTCATTGGCAGTGGAACGCAATCAGGCTTTCCAATAAAGGCAGAATCAGATCAATCTACAAGCAAGTCAACGCCATGGTCTGTGAATGAAACATCGATTAGTGAACTATATCCTAGGTAG